In one Amaranthus tricolor cultivar Red isolate AtriRed21 chromosome 8, ASM2621246v1, whole genome shotgun sequence genomic region, the following are encoded:
- the LOC130820589 gene encoding NAC domain-containing protein 83-like gives MEKMNFVKNGVLRLPPGFRFHPTDEELVVQYLKRKVFACPLPASIIPEVDVCKADPWDLPGETGQERYFFSTKEAKYPNGNRSNRATNSGYWKATGKDKPIFGGARSNLTNQPIIVGMKKTLVFYRGKPPHGSRTDWIMHEYRLVNTNQPQINSQTLNSPLNKNLSQKTGNWVLCRIFLKKRNNAATKNDHEEEGIICEEDNMKISNTKLEKPIFYDFLSKETKRSAAADLNLPAPCSSSSGSSAVTDEDHHHHHKHHESSYETDESSSSSCDSIAFLRREL, from the exons atggaaaagatgaattttgtgaagaatgGAGTGTTAAGATTACCTCCTGGGTTTAGGTTTCATCCCACTGATGAAGAATTAGTGGTGCAGTATTTGAAGCGCAAGGTTTTTGCTTGTCCTTTACCTGCTTCTATCATCCCTGAAGTTGATGTTTGCAAAGCTGATCCCTGGGATTTGCCTG GGGAAACAGGGCAGGAGAGGTATTTTTTCAGCACAAAAGAGGCAAAATACCCAAATGGGAATAGATCAAACAGGGCAACAAATTCAGGGTACTGGAAAGCTACAGGCAAAGATAAGCCAATTTTTGGTGGTGCTAGAAGTAATCTAACCAATCAGCCTATTATTGTTGGTATGAAGAAAACTCTGGTTTTCTACAGAGGAAAACCTCCTCATGGCTCAAGAACTGATTGGATTATGCATGAGTATCGCCTCGTTAATACTAATCAACCTCAAATCAATTCACAAACCCTTAATTCTCCTCTCAACAAGAACTTAAGTCAG AAAACAGGGAATTGGGTATTATGCAGAATTTTCCTCAAGAAAAGGAACAATGCAGCTACCAAGAATGATCATGAAGAAGAGGGGATAATTTGTGAGGAAGATAATATGAAAATTAGTAACACAAAACTTGAAAAGccaattttttatgattttctatcAAAAGAAACTAAAAGAAGTGCAGCAGCAGACTTGAACTTGCCTGCTCCTTGCTCGTCCTCTTCAGGATCAAGTGCCGTCACAGACGAagaccatcatcaccaccacaaaCACCACGAATCATCGTACGAAACCGACGAAAGCAGCAGTAGCAGCTGTGATAGTATTGCATTTCTTAGAAGAGAACTTTAA